GGGGCCGCGTCCAGCCGTGAGAGGGCGTCGTCCAGCGTCAGTGGGGAAGCGGTCTGTGCCGGGGCCGCGCTGCACAGGGCCAGCGTCAGGGAAACCAGTGTCGGTGAGAGCAGACGCCAGGGGGGCAGCCTTGAAATTCCAGGGGCGTTCATGCGCCGCAGTGTGCCCGGCTGCAGCGAAGACTCCGCGCAGGCATTTCGAAGATTTGTCGAAGACGCTTGAAGGGCCGCTGGGACGCATCCGAAGGTTGCGGCAGGGGCCTGGCACCCTTCAGCGGCCTTCGCGCACTCTTCACGCAGCGGGACTACTGTAAACGGTATGAACGGGACACACATACCACAACGCGTGGAAGCAGGGCGGCACGTCCGGCTGCGTCCTGCCCTTCTCTCTTCTGGGGACTGCCCATGAGCGCCCTGATCCTGATTGTGGAGGACGAACCGCAACTGGCCGAGATTCTGGAAGCCTACGCCCGGCAGGAAGGCTACCGCACCGAGCGTGCCGGGGACGGCCTGAGTGCCCTGAGCGCCTTTCGTGCCGCCAGCCCGGACCTGATCCTGCTGGACGTGATGCTGCCGGGCAAGAGCGGACTGGACGTCCTGAAGACCGTGCGGGCAGACGGCACGACGCCGGTGATTCTGGTCACGGCCCGCGCCGAGGAAACCGATCAGATCGTGGGCCTGGAACTGGGGGCAGACGACTACGTGGTTAAGCCGTTTCGGCCCCGGGAGGTGATGGCCCGCGTCAAGGCTGTCCTGCGCCGCGCCACGGCGGCCCTGGACGACGCCGAAAAACCCCTGCGCGTCGGCCCGCTGGAGGTGGACCCCCGCGCCGTGATCGCCCGCGTGAACGGACAGGCGTTGACGTTGACCCCCGCTGAATTCCGGCTGCTCTCGCATCTGGCCGAGTCGCCGGGCCGGGCCTTTAGCCGCGAGGAACTGCTCTCGGCCGCCCTGCCCGACTCTGAGGCGCTGGAGCGGGTGGTGGACGCGCACCTGGCTGGCGTGCGCCGCAAGCTGGATTCGGCCGGCGCGGCGGGCCTGCTGCGCACCGTGCGCGGCGTGGGCTACCGGCTGGAGGCAGGCGGTTGAACCGAACGCCGGCGCCACGCGGGCGGCGCGGTCCCTCGTTGGCCCTGACGCTGCTGCTGGCCATGCTGTCGGTGGTGGTGCTGTCGGTGGGCAGCACCTACGTGTTTTCCAACCTGGCGGTGCAGGGCGAATTCCGCCGCCTGCCACCCGATGTCCGGAAGTACCTGCGCGCCCAGCAGGAGGCTCAGCGCCGGGGCGAGGTGATCGTGACGGCGCCAATACCGCAGATTCGCACCGGCACGCCCGCCGACCCGTACCTGCCGCCCGGCCGCAGCAGCCCGGACGTGAACGGCGTGGTGCGCGGTCCGGACGGCGCGGACACCGTGATAGAGGCCGGGGCCAGGATCCGGAGTCAGAACGACGGCGGCGGACCGCCCCGGGGGTTCACGCCCCGCAGCCAGGATTTTTTGAAGAATATTCAGCGCAACCTGCTGCAGGTGGGGCTGCTGGCGGCGGCGGCCTCGGCGCTGCTCGCCTTTTTCCTCTCGCGCCGGCTGGTCCGGCCCATCCTGGCGGTCTCGGCGGCGGCGGCGGGCATGGCCCGGGGAGACCTGAGCATCCGTGCCCCGGTGCTGAGCGGCGAGCGTGAACTGGCCGACCTGGCCGATAACTTCAACGCGATGGCCGACAACCTCCAGACGCTGGAAACTGAGCGGCGGCAGGCGGTGGCCGATATTGCCCATGAGCTGCGGACGCCGCTGGCGATTATGCAGGCGCGGCTGGACGCTCTGGAAGACGGGGTGTACACCCTGAATCCCGATCAGGTGGCGCTGCTGAGCGAGCAGACCCAGCAACTCACGCGGCTGGTGGATGACCTGCGGACCCTCACCCTGGCCGAGGCGGGGCGCCTGAGCCTGCGGCCTGAGGCGCTCGACCTGGGCCGGCTGACCGCCGCCGTGGTCCGTGACCTGCATGACCGGGCCGGGGCGCGCGGCGTCACCCTGCATCTGGACATGCCCGCGTCCATTCCGCTGCACGCTGACGCCGGGCGGGTGCGTCAGATTGCGGTGAATCTGCTGGAAAACGCGCTGCAACATGCCAGCCACCGCGTTCAGGTCACGGTCACCCGTGAAGGCGCGACGGCGCTGCTGCACGTGGACGACGATGGCCCCGGCATTCCCGAGACCAGCCGCGAGGCGGTGTTCACGCGCTTTATGCGGCTGGACAGCAGCCGCACACGCGGCACCGGGGGCAGCGGGCTCGGCCTGGCCATCGTGCAGGAGCTGGCGCATGCCCACGGCGGCGCGGCAACAGCCGGGCAAGGGCCACTGGGCGGCGCGCGGTTCACGGTGCGGTTTCCAGCCGGCTAGCCCACAGGTTGTCGTTTTCTGAAGGTCCATGGCTGGGCACCCGGGACACCGGTCTGGCCTGATGGATTCTTTGCATGTGTCAGGCATCCAGGGACTCGGGAGCGGGTGCTCCTGTTCGTGACCCTGACCGCTGGCAGGTCCGGTGCAGCCTGACCGGCCATCCCGGCAGGCCAGGTCGTTCCGGATATAGAGAAACACACCCGAAAGATAAGGTTCAGTCACCCCGGGGAGGACGCCGGGGCGGCCAAAGTCGCTACCTTACCTTCATGCCTGTCCTGTCCCACCAAGCCGCTGCTGGAAGCGCGCCTCTGAGCCAACGTCTGCAGGCCGTCACCGAGGCGCTTGCAGCCACCCACCATCAGAGCGACGTGCTCGGGATTGTCCTGATTCCCGCTTTGCACGCCTTGCAGGCCAGCGCCGGCGCGGTGCTGCTGGCCGACTCCGCCAGCGTGGGCCTGGAACTGGCTGCCGCGCAGGGCTACCCATCAGACGCCCAGAACCCCTGGCGCGAGGGTGGGCTGCTGAACGGGGCTGGCCCGGCCGGGGACGCCCTGCAGCGGCACGAACCGCTGTTCTTTGAACACCCGGGCGCTCTGCTGCAGGCGTACCCAGAATGGGCTGGCCGCACCGAAGGGGTGACGGCAGGTGCGACGGCGGTGCTGCCGATGGTTCTTGATCACCGACCCCTCGGCGCGCTGATTGTGGAGTTCAATGAACCCCATCACTTCACCGAGGCGGAGATTCCCTTTCTCCGCACCCTGGCGGCCCAGTGCGCGGTGGCCCTTGGACGCGCCGAGCTCAACAAGACGCTGGAAGCGCGGGTGGCGGCCCGCACCATTGAACTGGAGGGGGAACGTGCCGCCCTGGACGCCTTCGTTGCCTACAAGGAGGCCGTGGGCAGCGAGAGCGACGTGCTGACGCTGGTCCGGCAGGCTGTCCAGGTGGTGCATGCGAACCTGCTTCATGTCAGCGTCGCGTACTACGAGTTGGAAGACGGTTTGTGGAAGGCGCGGGTCTGGTCTGAAGACGTGTCACCCGAGGTTGCTGCGGAAATCCAGGCGGGCGTTCCAGCAGACGCCCCCGACTTCAGTCAGGCGGCCCACTCCCGCGCCGCCGTCTTCGTGGACGGGTGGGAGGCAGAGGTCAACGGTCTGCCCAGCACCACGGCGTACGGCGCAGTCGCGCTTTTGCCGCTGGTCGTGAACGGCCAGACGCGCAGTCTCTTCGCCGTGGGCACGCGTGAGGCCCATGCCTGGGTCGAGCGCGAGAAGGCCCTGGTGCGCGCCGTGGCGCGTGGGCTGAGCATCACACTCGAGCGCACAGAGATCACGCGTCAATTGCAGACCCAGAATGCTGAACTGGACGCCCGTGCCCAGGCGCTGCAGGCCTTTGCACAGTTGACCCAGGACATGGCCACGCAGAGTGATCCCTATCAGTTTGTCCGGCGGGCGCAGGAGGTGATGCTTTCCCTGCTGACGCCCGGCTACGCGCTGTATTACGAGCGCGACGGCCAGCACTGGCGCAACCGGGTCCAGGTCGGTCAGGTGGGCCACGCTGATCTGCAGGCCTTTATTGATGCGGGGCCGCTGGTGGGGGCCACCCCCACCGTGGACGTGCCCTGGACCACCCAGCGGCCGCATTACCAGGATGACTACGTGCGCGGCAGCGACACTCCCGCGGAGATGGTGCAGCACGTCACCACCGCCGCGTCCTTGCCCGTGTTCCGGCGCGGCGCCGTCGTGGGCGTTCTGGTTGCCGTGCTGTTTGATGCCCGGCGCTGGACATCCACCGACCAGGTTGTGCTGGAAACGGTGGTGGGAAGCCTGAGCCTGGCACTTGAGCGGGCCGAGCAGGCAGGTGAGCTGCAGCAGCGCACCCGTGAGCTTGAGCGCAGCAACGCCGAACTCGAGCAGTTCGCCCACGTCGCCTCACACGACCTGCAAGTTCCAATCCGGGCGGTCACGAGCTTCGCGGGAATCATCAAGCGCCGGTATCAGGCCGAGCTGGATACTCGGGGTCAGCTGTACCTTCAGCAGATCATCGACAACGGGGAACACATGAAGCGCCTGGTCGATGATCTGCTCACCCTCTCCAGCGTCGGCACCAGGCAGCGTGAACATCAGCAGGTGCAGGTGGAAACGGTGGTTGACGCCGTCGTGTCGCGTCTGCAGGTGGAAAACCTCGAGGCCCGGATCACCCGGACGGCACTCCCGGCAGTGCAGGCGGACCCCCAGCAACTGGACCAGTTGTTTCAGAACCTGATTTCCAACGCCCTGAAGTACCGCCGCGATGAGGTCATCCCGCAGGTGCGGGTTTCTGCCGGGCGGGACGGTCCGATGTGGCGTTTCGCGGTGGCCGACAACGGGATCGGCATCGAGGCCGCGTACTTTGAACGGATCTTCGAGATTTTTCAGCGGCTGCATGGACGGGAAACATTCGAGGGGACCGGGATTGGGCTGGCCGTGTGCAAGAAGATCGTGGAGCGGCATGGTGGGCATCTGTGGTTGGAAAGCACGCCAGGCCAGGGAACCACCTTCTTCTTCACCATTCCCATGGGGGAACACGGCCGTACCTGACCGTGCAGGGACTGGACGTTCCGCAGTCGCGCTGTAAGCCACCCGTACCTGGGGCGCCGGGCTGCGCCGCCTGGAGAATCTGCCCTACACTGAGGTTGTGAAGAACAGCGGGACTGGCCTGCTGCGGACACGCCTGCCTGCGGCCTCAACCGTGCCGGCTGAACCAATCGCCCCTGTGGTGGGGCTACGCCGACACGCGTCTCAGGCGTGCCCGAGCCACGGGCGACAACACCCCCATCTTCGGCTTGAGGTCACGGGCGGCCGCCGGGACCGCCGACGCCCGGGGACGACCTGACTGTTGGTGACACACTGGCCAGGTTCGCCCCTACCTTCCGGGCCTATTGAATCTTCCTGCCTGCGGCTGCTGGGACCATCACGGCTCAGCGCGGGTGGACTGTGGCTGGGCGAGGGCCGCTGGCGTGATGGCCGTCTTCCTGGTGAGCTGGTCCCAGCGCCGCACCTGGCCTGTCCCGGGGGCCGCCGCCCCACCGACGGCGATGAAGGCGTCTCCGTTCTGGTTGAAGGCCAAGCCCGTGGGGGTATCCAGTCCGCCCAGCACGGTCTCCTTGACGCCCCCCGCCTTGATGCGGACCACCGAGCCGGTCCCCGGCGTCGGGCCCTGTTCTCCAAACTGGCCGAGCTGAACTGCATACAGGTTGCCGTCTGGCCCGGTCTTGAGGTCCGTGGTCATGCTCAGGCCGGTGGCGTAGTCGGTCTTGCTCCCGTCGCTGGCCACCCGCACCACCTTGCTTGAACCCGGGGTGAAGGGAAACCCGGGAAGCAGCGACACATACGCCGCCCCGTCGTTCAGGAACGCGATTCCCGTCGGGACCGCCTGGGAGCTCGGAGGGATTCCGGGACCGGGATTTGCGTTGGGAAGGTTGTCGAAGACAGCGGCCAGCGTGACCGCGCCGGTGGCCGGGTCTACCCGCAACAGGTCATTGCCGCCCGCATCGGTGACCCAGAGCTTGCCGTCCGGTCCGGCGGCGAGTCCATAGGGATGCGAGTCCGCGCCCTGTTTGTCCGGGTCATTGCCCTGCTCATATGCCCAGAGATTGGCCACTTCGGTGGTGGTGGTTCCGTCGAGCCGCAGGAGAGAGGCAGTTTTCGGCAGACGCGCGATGCTGGAGTCGGCCCCCCAGTGCCCGGTGGTGACATACAGCGTGCCGCTGAGCTCGACCACCCGGCTGGCCCCTTCAGCGCCCTCGGCACCGACCACAGATGTCAGCGTGGCCACATTGGTGGTGACGCCGCTGGGGCTTACCCTCACGAGGCGGGCAGTCTCGCCGTACCTGTTGATCGTCGGTTCGGTGCTGCCGGGCCCACCGGGCGAGGTGAAGGTTCCGGACCCACCCACTCCGGAGTCGGTGATCCAGAGTGTTCCGTCTGCCGTCACGTAGACGCCCTGCGGACCATTCAGTCCCTGGGCCAGCACGGTGCCCTGATGGACCACCGGGGGAGAAACCAGGTTACAGCCTGACAGGAGCGCCGTCACGGCAACGACGCACAGCGGGGCGACCTGTCGTGTTGGGGGATAAGCCATGCTGTCCTCCTTGTGCCTTGAAAGGTCAAGAACGAAAGTGCATCCGACGGGTCCGGAAGCTCACCTGAATGGCGGTTCCGAATGCGTGTGACGACGCTCCACTCCCCCAGGTTATGGAGGGCGCGAGACGGTGGGATGTCCCGCATCCGCAGTGGTGGAGGAGCCAGAGCTTGGCAATAGGCACACCTCACTTTTCGCCGAGCAGAGGGGCTCGGCTCTGAAAAAAGCATATACCCGACGGTATTTTGGAGGCAAGCATCTGAAACAAAGGTCAACTCAGGGTTTTCACCAGACCGCCTTGTCTTGACGCCGTCCTGGACAGCACCTGCCCGAACCTGCAACCGGTTGTGAACCGGCACACCAGATAGGGGTGGTTCCGGGGTGTGACAACGCCACAACCCGCCGGAATTCGTCAGACGACTCCACCCGCGCTTTCAACGCCTGAGGCAATGGCGGCCCGCGCATCAAGCCGGAGCAGTCCCGCCTGCTGCACACGCACCTCGCCCCTTGATCGGCGATGGTGATGCGGCTACACCGTCAGGCCGTGCTGGGCGGTACACGCACCATGGATGGGCCTGTCACATCCGCCGCAACGGAGACGGGCCGCCCCTCCGCGGCCCCCTGCTGTTCAAAGCGCGATGAAGCGCAGGTCAAGCGCGGGCAGGTCTTCCAGAAAACTGCGCAGCAACGCCACCGCGCGTTCCAGGTCGCGCTGATCAAGCACCTCGACGGCGCTGTGGGTGTAGCGGTTGACCACCGAGACCGCCCCCGTGGGAACGCCGCTTCCGGCGTACTGCAGCGCCCCCGCGTCGGTGCCGATGCCGCGCAGCAGCTCGTGTTGCACCGGGATGTCGCTGCGCTGCGCGGCGGCCAGCAGACCCCGGCGCACCGCCGGGTGGGCCAGCAGCGAGTTGTCCATCACCTTGACCGTCGGCCCGGCCCCCAGGCGCAGCCGTCCGGCTCCGGTCTCCGGCGTATCGTCTCCCGCCGTCATGTCCAGCGCGAGGGCCACATCGGTCTGGATGGTGCGGGCCAGGGCGCTTACCCCACGCAGGCCCACCTCTTCCTGCACCGAGAACACGGCGATCACGTTCACCGGTGGGGCCTCTGCGGCGTAGCCCTCCAGCAGGGCCAGCAGCGCGGCGCAACCGGCCCGGTCGTCCAGGGCGTGGGCGGTCAGTCGGCCGCTGCCCGCTCCAAGCTCACTCAGCTCGCCGACAAAGCCGGCAGGATCACCCACCACCACGCCCATGGCCCCGGCCTGCTGCGCCGAGGACGCCCCGATGTCCACGTACAGGGCGTGGGCAGGGGTCACGCTGCTGCGGTCGGCGTCCGTGAGCAGATGCGCACTCTTGGTGCCGATCACCCCCAGGATTCGTCCGCGCTCGGTGCGAATCCACACGCGCTGTGCGGGCAAAATACGGTCATCCAGCCCCCCCACCTTTTCCAGGCGCAGAAAGCCGTCGCGCTCGATCTGGGCGATCCGGAACCCGATCTCGTCCATGTGGGCCGAGATCAGGCAGGTGCGTGCCCCGTCCTGGCCAGCATTCTTGATGGCGATGACGTTGCCGAAGGCGTCGACCCGCAGCGAGTCGCTCAGGGGACGGGCCGCCTCCACGACGCGGGCTACCACGTCCTCTTCAGAGCCGCTGGGGCCGGTCACTTCAACCAGATGACGCAGGTAGCGCAGGACGGGCGAAGAAAGGTCAGGTGAGGTCATGAAGGAGACTCCTGTGCTGATGCCTGCGGCCGGAAAGCGGCGCGGGGAGAAAGAGGACGGTGCGGGGCTGGACGTGGCGGAAGTCCCTGTTCTAACGCCGAAAGACACGTTCAGGCAAGGGGCCTCGTCCGTGAAGTGTGGGCGGCGGACAATCCGGCGTATGGGCGGGGAGGCGCAGGCGCCGCACGGTGCGGTCTCGCCTCACCTGAGTCAACGGCCTCTTGTGTTCCCGGCCGCCGCCCTGACCCTGCATGCAGATGGTTCCCGCCGTCGTGCGTGCACGGCGAACGCCCTGGATTCTGAAACGGACGTCGGCACTTTCCTCGGGAGGGACCGCCGCGTGAAGCGTGCGGTTTACTGGGCGTAGTTGAACGTGGAGGTGCAGCCCCCATCCACGGTGACGATGGATCCCGTCATGAAGGAACTCGCGTCGGAGGCCAGAAACACCACCACGCGGGCCACCTCGTCCACGTGGGCCTGCCGGCCCAGGGGCTGACGGGCCGCATTGCCCTCTCGCCGGGCCAGCGCCGCCGCAGCCTGTTGGGGCGGCAGCCGGCCCCGCTGGCCGCCCATGTCGGTGTCGACGTAACCCGGGCACACGGCGTTTACACGGACGCCGCTGGGGCCGTAATCCACGGCGAGTTGCCGGGTCAGGTTGACCACCCCACCTTTGGACGCGCAGTACGCAGGTGCCTGGGGTGCGCCGATCAGGCCGTAGGTGGAAGCGACGTTGACCATGACGCCCCGGCGGTCCATCAGGTGGGGCAGAGCGTACCGGGCGCACAGGAAGGGACCGCGCAGATTCACCGCAATCACGCGGTCCCAGGCCTCCACCTCCATCTCGTGCAGGCGCTGAGCGCCGCCCGAAACGCCGGCATTGTTGATCAGGATGTCCAGATGACCGAAGGCGGCCACCGTCTGCGCCAGGAGGGCGCGGACCTGTTCGGGTTCCGAGACATCGCAGGCGATGAACCGGGCCGTTCCTCCCTCGGCGCGGATGGCGCTGGCCGCGTCTTCGCCCGCACCCACCTCAATGTCGGCGACAACCACCTGCGCGCCGGCCGCTGCAAGCGCGTGGGCCGTGGCCCGTCCGATGCCACCCGACGCCCCGGTGACTAGGGCCACGCGGCCGTCCACCGGCCCTGCTGTTGTGCGGCTGTCTGCGGAGTCAATCGCGGGTTCAGGGGTCATAGGGCACGACTGTAGCGCTCCCCGACCGTGCGGGAGCAGGTGGGGCCGGCAGAGGCCCCGCGGCAAGCCCTTCAGAGCATCAGAGGCCAGCGCTGGCCTCTCTGCACGAATTTATTGCTCCTTGGGGTCGCCGCTTTCGGAATCCCTGTGGGCTGGGCGCCCCAGGGCGTCGGCGCCCGGCCCGGTTGCGTCCTGCGGCGTGTCTGCCAGGCGGCGCAGGTGAACCCGGGTGATCTTCAGACCCTCGGTGGCCTCGGCGCTGAGTTCGTAGCCCTGAACGTGAATGACGGTGCCGGGCGGCGGAACGGTGCCGTGGGCATTGAGCAGCAGGCCCGCGACGGTGGTGGCCTCGCTGCTGTGCAACTCCAGGCCGTGGTCCTCGCGCAGTTCGCTGAGGGTGACCTCGCCGTTCAGATGAAAGGTGCCGTCCGGGGCCACGGCGGTCCAGGCGTCTTCCGTCTCCGGGCCGGAATCCATCACGTCCTCAATCAGATCGTCCAGGGTCACGAACCCCAGCAGGCCGCCGAATTCATCCACCACCAGCGCTGCGTGGCCGCGCCCGTGCTTGAACAGGATCATCAGGTCCTCGGCGGGGGCACTGGCCGCCACGCTGGACAGCGGGCGCATCAGCCCGGCCAGCGCCAGTGGGCGGCCCTGCGTCCGCGCCCGGATGAAGTCCTTGATGTGCAGTACGCCCACCACGTTGTCCAGATCGCCGTCAAAAACCGGGTAACGACTGCGCGGTGACCCGGCCAGGCGGCCCAGCACCTCCTCGGGAGTGGCCGACAGCGGCAGCATCTCCAGACTGCGGCGGGGAGTCATCAGTTCCTCTGCGGTCCGCTCTTCCAGGGCAAAGATGTTCTGGATCAGGTCGCGCTGCTGTTCGCCAAGCTGCCCGCCCTCGGCGCTTTCCTCGGTGACGATGCTCAATTCCTTGCTGGTGTACAGCAGCGCCCCCTCGCCGGGTTCGCGGATTCGCAGCAGGCGCATCAGGCCCAGCGCCAGCGCCGTCAGCAGGGAGATCAGGGGCCGGAACACCACGCCGAACACCCGCATCAGCGGATGCACCCGCACGCTCAGCGCCTCCGGGGTCTGCAGCGCCAGGGCCTTGGGAATCATCTCGCCGAACACCACGTGCATGAACGTGATCAGGCTCAGGGCAATGACAAAACCCGCCGTGTGTGCCGCGGCGTAGGACAGCCCCCAGGTCTCGAAGGGGCCGTAGAGCCACGCCGCGATGGCCGGTTCGCCGTACATCCCCAGCCCCACCGAGGCCAGCGTGATGCCCAGCTGCGCCACGGCGATGTAGCGGTCCTTGCCGGTGACCTGTCCGGTCAGGTCATACAGCCCTCTGGCCGCGGCGCTGCCCTGCTCGGCCATCGCCTGCAGGCGGCTGCGGCGGGAGGCCACCAGCGCGAACTCGGCAGCGACGAACACCCCGTTCAGCAGCACCAGCACCACGATGATAACGACAGGCGTCAGGTAGGCCAGCATCAGCGGTCTGCCTCCCGCTGGCCTTCATCCTCATTGTGGGGCGCCGTGAAGCTCACCCGCTGCACGGTGCGGCGGTACATGGTCTCGACGTGCAGGACCGTGGTCCCGAAGGTCAGCTGGTCGCCCACGACCGGCAGGCGGCCCAGACCCTGCCACAACAACCCGCCGATGGTGTCGACCTCGTCGGTGGGCAGGTGCAGTCCGAAGCGGCCATTCAGGGTGTCCACCAGCACGTCGCCGCGCACGCTGACCTGCCTGCCCTGAACGGTCACGGGATCGTCTTCCTGATCAAACTCGTCTTGCAGCTCACCGAAGATCTCTTCAAGCGTGTCTTCCAGCGTCAGAAAGCCCGCCACATTGCCGTACTCGTCAACCACGACGGCGCTGTGGCGTCCTTTCTCGCGCAGGCGCAGCCACAGGCGCGGCACGCTCAGGCCCTCGGCCACGATTAGGGGCGGCACCATCACGTCCGACACCGGGGCGTCGGGGCGGGTCTCGGCGGCCAGAAACAGCGGCCGCAGGTGCACGATGCCCACCACGTCGTCCAGGCGTTCGCCGGTCACTGGGAAGCGCGTGTAGGGTGTGTCGGCCAGCCGGTTCAGGGCTTCTCGCACGCTCAGTGCGGCCGGAACGCTGATCAGGCGCACGCGGGGTGTCATGATCTCGCGGGCCACGCGGGTCTCCACGCCCAGCACGCCCGAGACCATGTCGCGCTCGGCAGCGTCGATCAGGCCGCCGCGCGCGCTCTGGCGGTACAGGTCTTCGAGTTCCTCCGGGGAGTGAACGTGGGCGTGAGAGTGGTCCGTGTTCAGGCCCCAGGCCCGCATCGCCGCAAAGGCCGCCCCGTTGAATATGGCGATCAGCGGACGGAACAGCAGCAGGCTGAGTTGCAGCGGCCGCAACGTGGCCACCGCCAGGCGTTCTGGATAGCGCAGCGCCACTGTTTTGGGCAGTAGCTCGCCCAGCACCACCTGCAAGACGGTGATGAACACCAGAACGATCACGGTGGCCGCCACCGGCCCGCCCACGTTGCCCAGCACCGGCAGCAGCAACGGTGTGAGCCGGGCCTGTCCGAACGCCCCGGCCACCAGACTGCTGAGGGTAATGCCGATCTGGCACGCGGCCACGTAGGTGTCCAGCCGTTTCGGGTCACTCAGGATAACCATCAGGGCGGCGGCGGCGCGGTTGCCGCCCTCGGCAGCGGCCTGCACCCGCGAGCGGCGGGAGCCCACCGTGGCGAATTCGGCGGCCACGTACAGGGCGTTGAAGCCCACCATAATCAGAATCACGGTCAGTGTCAGCACGACACTCATGCGGCTCTGCTTCTGCTGCCGCGCGGAACGGCGGTGCCGTCACAGGAGGCAGAACCGAAGTCCAGTTCAGTGGGAAGCATATCGGTGGAGCATAACGCAAGCGGCGGAAGGCAAGTGCACCCGGCTGTCTGAGTGCGGCTCTGGAGCCCGGGCGACACGGGCCCAGGGCAGCGC
The sequence above is drawn from the Deinococcus aerolatus genome and encodes:
- a CDS encoding hemolysin family protein, with translation MSVVLTLTVILIMVGFNALYVAAEFATVGSRRSRVQAAAEGGNRAAAALMVILSDPKRLDTYVAACQIGITLSSLVAGAFGQARLTPLLLPVLGNVGGPVAATVIVLVFITVLQVVLGELLPKTVALRYPERLAVATLRPLQLSLLLFRPLIAIFNGAAFAAMRAWGLNTDHSHAHVHSPEELEDLYRQSARGGLIDAAERDMVSGVLGVETRVAREIMTPRVRLISVPAALSVREALNRLADTPYTRFPVTGERLDDVVGIVHLRPLFLAAETRPDAPVSDVMVPPLIVAEGLSVPRLWLRLREKGRHSAVVVDEYGNVAGFLTLEDTLEEIFGELQDEFDQEDDPVTVQGRQVSVRGDVLVDTLNGRFGLHLPTDEVDTIGGLLWQGLGRLPVVGDQLTFGTTVLHVETMYRRTVQRVSFTAPHNEDEGQREADR